In Nonomuraea sp. NBC_00507, the following are encoded in one genomic region:
- a CDS encoding FAD-dependent oxidoreductase, translating to MNVIVIGAGPTGLATAMLLAGQGHHITVLERDPDGPSSTGLEAWQSWERPGVSQFRLPHVMMPRALALLRQELPEVVAELETAGARRHNMIAGTWDLPALGGRLPEDHRYETMAARRPVLEFALATVAARTPGITIRRGQTIARLVTGRAPLPDVPHITGVETRNGEVLHADLIVDASGRNSQIPKILAELGPILDTEERAAAGFIYYARHYRDNGNGLPEATHWPLTHQETITAGTLPGDNGTWSLILVASSRDHELRALRDASAWDRAIELFPEYAHWARHGEPLTDVQVMSAGQTRRRDLVADGLPVVTGLLALGDAWATTNTTFGLGLSMGLTQGALLRDAIDAQDHIKLSLAFAQALETTAAPYYRALRDWDAHRLAEIDSNISGEQYETADPAWQIIRALDAAKLSHPDLVRAYAQVGSMLEPAEHVLARPGLIDLIMTLGAEASRYPTPGLFRRELLTAIG from the coding sequence ATGAACGTTATTGTTATCGGAGCCGGACCGACCGGCCTCGCCACCGCGATGCTGCTCGCCGGGCAAGGCCATCACATCACCGTGCTCGAGCGCGACCCCGACGGGCCCTCCTCGACAGGCCTGGAGGCATGGCAGTCCTGGGAACGGCCGGGAGTGAGCCAGTTCCGCCTGCCGCACGTGATGATGCCCCGCGCGCTGGCCCTGCTGCGGCAGGAGCTGCCCGAGGTGGTCGCCGAACTCGAAACGGCGGGCGCCAGGCGGCACAACATGATCGCCGGCACCTGGGACCTGCCCGCCCTGGGAGGCCGGCTCCCAGAGGATCATCGTTACGAGACCATGGCCGCCCGCAGGCCGGTCCTGGAGTTCGCGCTGGCCACCGTCGCCGCACGCACCCCCGGCATCACCATCCGGCGGGGCCAGACCATCGCCCGGCTGGTCACCGGCAGAGCACCACTGCCCGACGTGCCGCACATCACCGGAGTGGAGACCCGCAACGGAGAAGTGCTCCATGCCGACCTGATCGTGGACGCGAGCGGCCGCAACTCCCAAATCCCGAAGATACTCGCGGAACTCGGCCCCATCCTCGACACCGAAGAACGAGCCGCCGCGGGATTCATCTACTACGCCCGGCACTACCGCGACAACGGCAACGGACTGCCGGAAGCCACACACTGGCCGCTCACCCACCAAGAGACCATCACCGCAGGCACCCTACCCGGCGACAATGGCACCTGGTCCCTGATCCTCGTGGCCTCCAGCCGCGACCACGAGCTGCGGGCCCTGCGAGACGCGAGCGCCTGGGACCGCGCGATCGAGCTGTTCCCCGAATACGCCCACTGGGCACGACACGGCGAGCCGCTCACCGACGTACAGGTCATGTCGGCCGGCCAGACCAGGCGACGCGACCTGGTTGCCGACGGACTCCCCGTGGTGACCGGCCTGCTCGCCCTGGGCGACGCCTGGGCGACCACCAACACCACGTTCGGTCTAGGACTGTCGATGGGGCTGACACAGGGCGCACTGCTGCGAGACGCCATCGACGCCCAAGACCACATCAAGCTGAGCCTCGCCTTCGCCCAAGCGCTGGAAACCACGGCCGCGCCCTACTACCGGGCACTACGCGACTGGGACGCCCACCGGCTCGCCGAGATCGACTCGAACATCAGCGGCGAGCAGTACGAGACGGCCGACCCGGCCTGGCAGATCATCAGGGCGCTGGACGCGGCCAAACTCTCCCACCCCGACCTGGTACGCGCCTACGCACAGGTCGGCTCCATGCTCGAACCCGCCGAACACGTCCTGGCCAGACCCGGCCTCATCGACCTGATCATGACACTGGGCGCCGAGGCCTCCCGCTATCCCACACCCGGACTGTTCCGCCGCGAACTACTGACCGCCATCGGGTAA
- a CDS encoding TIGR03619 family F420-dependent LLM class oxidoreductase: protein MRIGFAVPQYGAFADPKFIGGASARLEEMGYDSLWTADRILAPLTPSDPYPGGDGTMPPAFATFFDPLAALTLAAVNTCEVRLGTSTLNALWQPPVLLARSLASLDLLSGGRLDVGIGLGWLRDEYTATGVPWEGRGARLEEALDVMEAVWTEDVVEHKGALWTVPPSHVRLKPAQRPRPPVLLAGFTPAALERVGRRADGWLGVALPPSDLRNAWGMVLGAAERAGRDPSELRMVVRVNPAIVAEAAAPVQVPHVGTVDQVVEYLRAVAEVGADEALVDVQASARSREDLLELAESVITGLRAS, encoded by the coding sequence ATGCGTATCGGCTTCGCTGTCCCTCAATACGGCGCATTCGCCGACCCGAAGTTCATCGGCGGCGCGAGCGCGCGGCTCGAGGAGATGGGCTACGACAGCCTGTGGACGGCAGACCGGATCCTCGCGCCGCTGACGCCCAGCGACCCCTACCCGGGCGGCGACGGCACGATGCCGCCCGCCTTCGCGACGTTCTTCGACCCGCTGGCGGCGCTGACGCTGGCGGCCGTCAACACGTGCGAGGTGCGGCTGGGCACCAGCACGCTCAACGCCCTGTGGCAGCCGCCCGTCCTGCTCGCGCGCAGTCTCGCCTCGCTCGACCTGCTCAGCGGCGGGCGGCTGGACGTCGGCATCGGGCTGGGCTGGCTGCGCGACGAGTACACCGCGACGGGAGTGCCCTGGGAAGGGCGGGGTGCCCGGCTGGAGGAGGCGCTCGACGTCATGGAGGCCGTCTGGACGGAGGACGTGGTGGAGCACAAGGGCGCGCTGTGGACGGTGCCGCCGTCCCACGTCCGGCTGAAGCCCGCGCAGCGGCCACGCCCGCCGGTCCTGCTGGCGGGCTTCACCCCGGCGGCACTCGAACGCGTCGGCCGGCGTGCCGACGGCTGGCTCGGGGTGGCGCTGCCGCCGTCCGACCTGCGGAACGCATGGGGCATGGTGCTGGGGGCGGCAGAGCGCGCGGGCCGCGACCCGTCGGAGCTGCGGATGGTGGTACGGGTGAACCCGGCGATCGTCGCCGAGGCGGCCGCGCCGGTTCAGGTGCCCCATGTGGGCACGGTGGACCAGGTCGTCGAGTATCTGCGCGCCGTGGCCGAGGTGGGCGCCGACGAGGCCCTCGTCGACGTGCAGGCGTCGGCGAGGTCACGCGAGGATCTGCTGGAGCTGGCCGAGTCCGTCATCACCGGCCTACGGGCGTCCTGA
- a CDS encoding TetR/AcrR family transcriptional regulator, whose protein sequence is MLAKPSSPQERSAAARARLLAAADELFYAEGIHAVGIDRVIQHAGVAKATLYNTFGSKEELVRAYLRARHAATREHMSRELERRYRTPRERLTGVFEVQGLSFTAPGFRGSAFVTAGANTPPGGAVEEVSSDYRAWLHSLFHDLAEQAGANDPRGLARQLVLLYDGAGISAWLDHDPSAETTARSVAQALVDIAIPGPIAVSS, encoded by the coding sequence ATGCTTGCCAAGCCTTCCTCTCCGCAGGAGCGCAGCGCCGCCGCCCGCGCCCGGCTTCTGGCCGCCGCCGACGAGCTCTTCTACGCCGAGGGCATCCATGCGGTCGGCATCGACCGCGTCATCCAGCACGCCGGCGTCGCCAAGGCCACCCTCTACAACACCTTCGGTAGTAAGGAAGAACTGGTGCGCGCCTACCTGCGGGCTCGCCACGCCGCCACGCGGGAGCACATGAGCCGCGAGCTCGAGCGGCGCTACCGCACGCCACGGGAGCGCCTTACCGGGGTCTTCGAGGTGCAGGGCCTGTCCTTCACCGCCCCGGGCTTTCGCGGCTCCGCCTTCGTCACCGCTGGCGCCAACACGCCACCCGGCGGGGCTGTCGAGGAGGTGTCCTCCGACTACCGCGCCTGGCTGCACTCGCTCTTCCACGATCTCGCCGAACAGGCCGGGGCCAACGATCCCAGGGGGTTGGCCCGCCAACTCGTCCTGCTGTACGACGGCGCGGGCATCAGTGCCTGGCTGGATCACGACCCGAGCGCCGAAACCACCGCCCGTTCCGTTGCTCAAGCGCTTGTCGATATCGCGATACCCGGGCCCATAGCCGTGTCTTCGTGA